One window from the genome of Vidua chalybeata isolate OUT-0048 chromosome 3, bVidCha1 merged haplotype, whole genome shotgun sequence encodes:
- the LOC128785341 gene encoding histone H3.3A: MARTKQTARKSTGGKAPRKQLATKAARKSAPSTGGVKKPHRYRPGTVALREIRRYQKSTELLIRKLPFQRLVREIAQDFKTDLRFQSAAIGALQEASEAYLVGLFEDTNLCAIHAKRVTIMPKDIQLARRIRGERA, encoded by the exons ATGGCCCGTACCAAGCAGACCGCCCGCAAGTCCACCGGTGGCAAGGCGCCCCGCAAGCAGCTCGCCACCAAAGCCGCCCGCAAGAGCGCGCCCTCCACTGGCGGGGTGAAGAAGCCGCACCGCTACAG gCCGGGTACTGTGGCTCTGCGTGAAATCAGGCGCTATCAAAAGTCCACCGAACTTTTGATCCGCAAACTTCCCTTCCAGCGTCTGGTGCGTGAAATTGCTCAGGACTTCAAGACAGATCTGCGCTTCCAGAGCGCTGCCATCGGTGCTTTGCAG GAGGCAAGTGAAGCCTACTTGGTTGGCCTGTTTGAAGACACCAACCTGTGTGCTATCCATGCCAAACGTGTCACAATCATGCCAAAAGATATCCAGCTAGCACGCCGCATACGTGGGGAGCGTGCCTAA